The proteins below are encoded in one region of Paenibacillus sp. YYML68:
- a CDS encoding GerMN domain-containing protein gives MKQDKWFRMAAVTGLVMVMTTGCQVLETKEQSKAIDPPPSGIEAQATGAQPSSAIASPMHLTVYAKDERGLVAPITLRVEKTESTAKRALEYMVDGGPAEGRMPAGFTSLLPKGTEVKGINIIPDQKLAVVDFSKQFTDYNLQDERKMLEAVTWTMTSFPTVDKVQLRVEGVAVKEMPVGGTPLDEPLSRAMGINLERSDNVEFGQSTPVTLYFLSQNQEEYKYYVPVTRLIKRTDQVSEAIVQELITGPSDNKGLAAVMNAGAELLNVTQASDVITVNFSDKLLGPDLLAPAEALQAVVLSLTEHAGASKKVQILVNGDAKVSATDNQSYAKPILRPSLVNATEL, from the coding sequence ATGAAACAGGATAAGTGGTTCCGGATGGCCGCCGTTACCGGCCTCGTCATGGTGATGACAACAGGCTGCCAGGTGCTGGAGACGAAGGAGCAGTCCAAGGCGATCGATCCTCCTCCAAGCGGCATCGAGGCGCAGGCGACGGGCGCACAGCCATCGAGCGCAATCGCGAGTCCCATGCATCTGACCGTATACGCGAAGGATGAGCGCGGCCTTGTAGCGCCGATTACGCTGCGTGTTGAGAAGACCGAGAGCACAGCCAAGCGCGCGCTTGAATACATGGTAGACGGTGGTCCTGCGGAAGGACGCATGCCAGCTGGCTTTACTAGCTTGCTGCCGAAGGGTACCGAGGTTAAGGGAATCAACATTATCCCGGACCAGAAGCTGGCGGTCGTTGATTTCTCCAAGCAGTTCACCGATTACAACCTTCAGGACGAGCGCAAGATGCTCGAGGCCGTTACTTGGACGATGACCAGCTTCCCAACGGTAGACAAGGTGCAGCTCCGCGTAGAAGGCGTCGCGGTCAAGGAGATGCCGGTCGGCGGGACGCCGCTTGACGAGCCGTTGTCGCGTGCGATGGGCATCAACCTCGAGCGGTCAGATAACGTGGAGTTCGGTCAGTCCACGCCGGTCACGCTCTATTTTTTAAGCCAGAACCAAGAAGAGTATAAGTATTATGTACCCGTTACGCGCTTAATTAAACGGACCGATCAGGTATCCGAGGCGATCGTGCAGGAGCTCATTACAGGACCTAGCGACAATAAGGGCCTGGCCGCTGTCATGAATGCCGGAGCAGAGCTTCTGAATGTTACGCAGGCTAGCGACGTCATCACGGTCAATTTCTCCGATAAGCTGCTCGGTCCGGATCTGTTGGCACCTGCTGAGGCGCTGCAGGCCGTCGTTCTATCGCTCACTGAGCATGCTGGCGCGTCGAAGAAGGTGCAAATTCTCGTGAACGGTGATGCGAAGGTAAGCGCGACAGATAACCAGAGCTACGCGAAGCCGATTCTTCGTCCGAGTCTTGTGAACGCAACAGAGCTCTAG
- a CDS encoding GGDEF domain-containing protein — protein MENRKDLSCPDSLYPSIVLHSPDWLWILDASGTPIGATPAHNRGQSLYRLVYDGDLKPLQEACVSLLEQAQPFSLVFRATLPNGSLAWLEAKGYPLTGEADLDRYAAIAARDITAYKHQEEKLTRLAYYDALTQLPNRHLFQDRFTQALHTCKRYNQKLALLYLDLDDFKQVNDRHGHAVGDELLRTVASRLSHSIREPDTASRIGGDEFVVLLQKFEQREDVAKVAARIAHSISQPYELNGLHLTITSSIGGAFCPDDSSDRDTLLQLADIAMYASKSKGKNGFQFYTDASQAEERE, from the coding sequence ATGGAAAACAGGAAAGACCTATCGTGTCCCGATAGTCTGTATCCAAGCATCGTTCTGCACTCGCCGGACTGGCTCTGGATATTAGACGCTTCGGGAACGCCAATCGGCGCAACGCCCGCGCACAACCGTGGTCAATCGTTGTACCGACTCGTGTATGACGGTGATTTGAAACCGCTTCAAGAGGCTTGCGTCAGCTTGCTTGAGCAAGCTCAGCCTTTCTCGCTCGTATTTCGCGCTACACTTCCGAACGGCTCGCTGGCTTGGCTTGAGGCGAAGGGCTATCCGCTTACGGGCGAAGCGGACCTGGACCGGTATGCCGCCATTGCCGCCCGTGATATTACAGCGTATAAGCACCAGGAAGAGAAGCTGACCCGTCTTGCCTATTACGATGCGCTGACACAGCTTCCGAACCGACATCTGTTTCAGGACCGCTTCACCCAAGCGCTTCACACGTGCAAAAGATACAACCAGAAGCTTGCTCTCTTGTACCTCGACTTGGATGACTTCAAGCAGGTGAACGACAGGCACGGTCACGCCGTCGGCGATGAGCTGCTGCGCACCGTCGCCTCCCGTCTGTCGCATTCCATACGCGAGCCCGATACGGCTTCCCGCATCGGGGGAGACGAGTTCGTCGTGCTGCTGCAGAAGTTCGAGCAGCGGGAGGACGTCGCCAAGGTCGCTGCGCGAATTGCGCATTCAATCAGCCAGCCCTACGAGCTGAACGGCTTGCACCTGACGATTACGAGCAGCATCGGAGGCGCCTTCTGCCCGGACGACAGCAGTGACCGCGATACGCTGCTGCAGCTGGCTGACATCGCGATGTATGCCTCGAAG